The following proteins are co-located in the Streptomyces bottropensis ATCC 25435 genome:
- a CDS encoding DUF397 domain-containing protein, whose translation MHHPIPDGVHNGVRNGMPARELGKQDWHRPWSDDAGGACVEVKKLADGRVAVRQSTDPDGPALLFTPREMTSFLAGVKAGEADFLL comes from the coding sequence GTGCACCACCCCATACCCGACGGAGTACACAACGGCGTCCGCAACGGCATGCCCGCCCGCGAACTCGGCAAGCAGGACTGGCACCGCCCCTGGAGCGACGACGCCGGCGGTGCCTGCGTGGAGGTGAAGAAGCTCGCCGACGGCCGGGTCGCCGTACGCCAGTCGACCGACCCGGACGGGCCGGCGCTGCTGTTCACGCCCCGTGAGATGACCAGTTTTCTGGCCGGTGTGAAGGCGGGCGAGGCCGACTTCCTGCTCTGA
- a CDS encoding roadblock/LC7 domain-containing protein, producing MTEQVRTGPQLDWLLDGLVERIPEIRCAIVLSGDGLLIGKSKDIRFDDAEHLSAVGSGMYSLARGVARHFHGGEVQQTVIQMERAFLFVTAAGRGARLAAIASEEVDVGMMAFEMGTLVKQVGKYLSAAPRAETPSDYVQDA from the coding sequence ATGACAGAGCAGGTACGAACCGGTCCCCAACTGGACTGGCTGCTGGACGGGCTCGTGGAACGCATACCCGAGATCCGCTGCGCCATCGTGCTGTCCGGGGACGGCCTCCTCATCGGCAAGTCGAAGGACATCCGGTTCGACGACGCCGAGCATCTGTCCGCGGTCGGCTCGGGCATGTACAGCCTGGCCCGGGGTGTGGCCCGCCACTTCCACGGCGGTGAGGTCCAGCAGACGGTCATCCAGATGGAGCGGGCGTTCCTCTTCGTCACCGCCGCGGGCCGGGGCGCGCGGCTGGCCGCGATCGCCTCGGAGGAGGTGGACGTCGGGATGATGGCGTTCGAGATGGGCACCCTGGTCAAGCAGGTCGGCAAGTATCTGAGCGCCGCGCCCCGTGCGGAGACCCCGTCCGACTACGTGCAGGACGCGTGA
- a CDS encoding glycoside hydrolase family 35 protein, which translates to MSTPALTTTSDGFLLHGEPFRIISGAMHYFRIHPDLWADRLRKARLMGLNTVETYVPWNLHQPDPDSPLVLDGLLDLPRYLRLARAEGLHVLLRPGPYICAEWDGGGLPSWLTSDPDIRLRSSDPRFTAALDGYLDILLPPLLPYMAANDGPVIAVQVENEYGAYGDDTAYLKHVHQALRARGVEELLFTCDQAGSGHHLAAGSLPGVLSTATFGGKIEESLAALRAHMPEGPLMCSEFWIGWFDHWGEEHHVRDAAGAAADLDKLLAAGASVNIYMFHGGTNFGFTNGANHDQCYAPIVTSYDYDAALTESGDPGSKYHAFREVIARHAPVPEEPAPAPAPKLTGITVELDRRAPLLPYATGLGAAGERTEHPVTMEELGQRSGYVLYRTTLPEAGDGLLHFDGGVGDRAQVFVDGAPVGVLERERHDETLPLRVPRAGATLDVLVENMGGVNYGPRIGAAKGLLGPVTFNGTALLGWDAHRLPLADLSTVPFAPADAAPVTVPAFHQGTFEVDTPADTFLSLPGWTKGQAWINGFHLGRYWNRGPQRTLYVPGPVLRPGANDLVLLELNATTNSRAAFTDTPDLGPVKP; encoded by the coding sequence TTGAGCACGCCCGCTCTGACCACGACGTCCGACGGTTTCCTCCTGCACGGTGAACCGTTCCGGATCATCTCCGGCGCGATGCACTACTTCCGCATCCACCCCGACCTGTGGGCCGACCGGCTGCGCAAGGCCCGGCTGATGGGCCTGAACACCGTGGAGACGTACGTCCCCTGGAACCTCCACCAGCCCGACCCCGACAGCCCGCTCGTCCTCGACGGACTGCTCGACCTGCCCCGCTATCTGCGCCTGGCCCGCGCCGAGGGCCTGCACGTCCTGCTGCGCCCCGGCCCGTACATCTGCGCCGAGTGGGACGGCGGGGGCCTGCCCTCCTGGCTGACCTCGGACCCCGACATCCGGCTGCGGTCCAGCGACCCCCGTTTCACCGCCGCCCTCGACGGCTACCTCGACATCCTGCTGCCCCCGCTGCTGCCGTACATGGCGGCGAACGACGGCCCGGTCATCGCCGTCCAGGTGGAGAACGAGTACGGGGCGTACGGCGACGACACCGCGTACCTCAAGCACGTCCACCAGGCGCTGCGCGCACGGGGCGTGGAGGAACTGCTGTTCACCTGCGACCAGGCGGGCTCCGGCCACCACCTGGCCGCCGGCAGCCTGCCCGGCGTCCTGTCCACCGCCACCTTCGGCGGGAAGATCGAGGAGTCACTGGCGGCGCTGCGGGCCCACATGCCCGAAGGGCCCCTGATGTGCTCGGAGTTCTGGATCGGCTGGTTCGACCACTGGGGCGAGGAGCACCACGTCCGGGACGCGGCCGGCGCCGCCGCCGACCTGGACAAGCTGCTGGCCGCCGGCGCCTCCGTCAACATCTACATGTTCCACGGCGGCACCAACTTCGGCTTCACCAACGGCGCCAACCACGACCAGTGCTACGCCCCGATCGTCACCTCCTACGACTACGACGCCGCCCTCACCGAGTCCGGCGACCCCGGTTCCAAGTACCACGCCTTCCGCGAGGTCATCGCCCGCCACGCCCCGGTCCCCGAGGAGCCGGCTCCGGCGCCCGCGCCGAAACTCACCGGCATCACCGTGGAGTTGGACCGCCGGGCACCGCTGCTGCCGTACGCCACCGGTCTCGGCGCCGCCGGGGAGCGCACCGAACACCCGGTCACCATGGAGGAGTTGGGTCAGCGCTCCGGCTACGTCCTCTACCGCACCACCCTTCCCGAGGCGGGCGACGGCCTGCTGCACTTCGACGGCGGGGTCGGCGACCGCGCCCAGGTCTTCGTGGACGGCGCCCCGGTCGGCGTGCTGGAGCGCGAACGCCACGACGAGACCCTGCCCCTGCGGGTCCCGCGGGCCGGCGCCACCCTCGACGTCCTGGTCGAGAACATGGGCGGCGTCAACTACGGCCCCCGCATCGGCGCCGCCAAGGGCCTGCTCGGCCCGGTCACCTTCAACGGCACCGCCCTGCTCGGCTGGGACGCCCACCGCCTCCCGCTGGCGGACCTGTCCACGGTCCCCTTCGCCCCGGCCGACGCGGCCCCGGTCACCGTCCCCGCCTTCCACCAGGGCACCTTCGAGGTCGACACCCCCGCCGACACCTTCCTGTCGCTGCCCGGCTGGACCAAGGGCCAGGCCTGGATCAACGGCTTCCATCTCGGCCGCTACTGGAACCGGGGCCCCCAGCGCACCCTCTACGTCCCGGGTCCCGTCCTGCGCCCCGGTGCCAACGACCTGGTCCTGCTGGAACTCAACGCCACGACCAACTCCCGCGCCGCGTTCACGGACACACCGGACCTGGGGCCGGTGAAGCCCTGA
- a CDS encoding helix-turn-helix domain-containing protein: MTAETEWGGAPSVLRMILGRQLEELRTRAGLTFEQAGEAIGVSHSTIRRLEAAKVARLRLPDVEKLLQIYGVRDQQEIETFLKSVREANKRGWWHTYRDVLPDWFAAYLSLEQAALQIRAYEAQFVHGLLQTEEYARALLGAGDPHAATEDTERRVALRMRRQELLTRPQPPRLWVVMDETVLRWPVGGPEVMRAQVDHLIELNRLPHVTVQIMPFHNGPHPAMRAGAFHLFRFRAPELPDIVYLNGLVGAVYLDKGDDVVVYREALDRLGAQSAPARKTEALLGALRKEL; this comes from the coding sequence GTGACCGCGGAGACCGAGTGGGGCGGGGCCCCCTCCGTCCTGCGCATGATCCTCGGCAGACAGCTGGAGGAGTTGCGCACACGTGCCGGACTCACGTTCGAACAGGCCGGTGAGGCGATCGGAGTCAGCCATTCCACGATCCGCCGCCTGGAAGCCGCCAAGGTCGCCCGGCTCCGCCTCCCGGACGTCGAGAAACTGCTCCAGATCTACGGTGTGCGGGACCAGCAGGAGATCGAGACCTTCCTGAAGTCCGTCCGCGAGGCCAACAAACGCGGCTGGTGGCACACCTACCGCGACGTACTGCCCGACTGGTTCGCCGCCTACCTCAGCCTGGAACAGGCGGCGCTCCAGATCCGGGCGTACGAGGCGCAGTTCGTGCACGGCCTGCTCCAGACCGAGGAGTACGCCCGCGCCCTGCTCGGCGCCGGCGATCCGCACGCCGCGACCGAGGACACCGAACGGCGCGTGGCGCTGCGGATGCGGCGCCAGGAACTCCTCACCCGGCCCCAGCCGCCCCGGCTGTGGGTGGTGATGGACGAGACCGTGCTCAGATGGCCGGTCGGCGGACCGGAGGTGATGCGCGCCCAGGTCGACCACCTGATCGAGCTGAACCGGCTGCCCCATGTGACGGTTCAGATCATGCCGTTCCACAACGGCCCGCATCCGGCGATGCGGGCCGGTGCGTTCCACCTCTTCCGCTTCAGGGCACCGGAGTTGCCGGACATCGTCTACCTCAACGGTCTGGTGGGCGCCGTCTATCTCGACAAGGGCGACGACGTCGTCGTCTACCGCGAGGCCCTGGACCGGTTGGGCGCGCAGTCGGCGCCCGCCCGAAAGACCGAGGCCCTCCTCGGTGCGCTACGCAAGGAGCTCTGA
- a CDS encoding SAM-dependent methyltransferase, with the protein MPDNGWPADRIDTEHAHSARIYDYILGGKDYYPADKEAGDAMAHEWPALPVHMRANRDWMNRAVRWLAEKAGMRQFLDIGTGIPTSPNLHEIAQSVAPESRVVYVDNDPIVLTLSQGLLASTPEGRTAYIEADFQDPETVLGSPEFAETLDLSKPVALTVIAIVHFVLDEDDAVGIVRRLLEPLPSGSYLAMTIATAEFAPEEVGRVAREYAARDMPMRLRTIDEAHEFFDGLELVEPGIVQVHKWHPDGTGEENIRDEDIAMYGAIARKP; encoded by the coding sequence TTGCCCGACAACGGATGGCCGGCCGACCGGATCGACACCGAGCACGCGCACTCCGCGCGTATCTACGACTACATCCTCGGCGGCAAGGACTACTACCCGGCCGACAAGGAGGCCGGTGACGCGATGGCCCACGAGTGGCCGGCCCTGCCGGTCCACATGCGCGCCAACCGCGACTGGATGAACCGCGCGGTGCGCTGGCTCGCCGAGAAGGCGGGCATGCGCCAGTTCCTCGACATCGGAACCGGCATCCCCACCTCCCCCAACCTCCACGAGATAGCCCAGTCGGTGGCCCCCGAGTCCCGGGTCGTCTACGTGGACAACGACCCGATCGTCCTCACCCTGTCCCAGGGATTACTGGCCAGCACCCCCGAGGGCAGGACCGCGTACATCGAGGCCGACTTCCAGGACCCGGAGACCGTGCTCGGCTCGCCCGAGTTCGCGGAGACCCTCGACCTGAGCAAGCCGGTCGCGCTCACCGTGATCGCGATCGTCCACTTCGTGCTGGACGAGGACGACGCGGTCGGTATCGTCCGCCGTCTCCTCGAACCCCTCCCCTCGGGCAGCTATCTGGCGATGACCATCGCCACCGCCGAGTTCGCCCCCGAGGAGGTGGGCCGCGTCGCCCGCGAGTACGCCGCGCGCGACATGCCCATGCGGCTGCGCACGATCGACGAGGCCCACGAGTTCTTCGACGGCCTCGAACTCGTCGAGCCCGGCATCGTCCAGGTCCACAAGTGGCACCCGGACGGCACGGGCGAGGAGAACATCCGCGACGAGGACATCGCGATGTACGGGGCGATCGCGAGGAAGCCGTGA
- a CDS encoding ATP-binding protein, with amino-acid sequence MFGLPAVPASAGEARRTVRELLGEWGVPPETAEDVLLITSELVTNALTHTDSEWIVCRLQYTGRRLRIEVEDQNSGHAQPARRRPGPDDQNGRGLMLVGMLSSDWGVRDTPQRSGRVVWAELPSEGRETPEPAPPTAPRRNGGFPMSDPSWT; translated from the coding sequence GTGTTCGGACTGCCGGCGGTGCCCGCGTCGGCGGGCGAGGCGCGCAGAACCGTGCGCGAGCTGCTCGGTGAGTGGGGGGTGCCTCCGGAGACGGCCGAGGACGTCCTGCTGATCACGTCCGAGCTGGTCACCAACGCGTTGACCCACACGGACAGCGAGTGGATCGTGTGCCGGCTGCAGTACACCGGCCGTCGGCTCCGCATCGAGGTCGAGGACCAGAACAGCGGTCACGCACAGCCTGCCCGGCGTCGTCCGGGCCCCGACGACCAGAACGGGCGTGGGCTCATGCTGGTCGGCATGCTCAGCAGCGACTGGGGGGTGCGCGACACCCCACAACGGTCCGGTCGTGTCGTCTGGGCAGAACTGCCGTCGGAGGGCCGGGAAACCCCCGAGCCCGCCCCTCCGACGGCTCCGCGACGGAACGGGGGATTCCCCATGTCCGACCCGTCCTGGACCTAG
- a CDS encoding GTP-binding protein gives MVSVSSETVVPTALKILIAGGFGVGKTTMVGAVSEVTPLATEEHISAAGRRVDDLRGVEKKASTTVALDFGRITVSPELVLYLFGTPGQDRFWFMWDDLCSGALGAVVLADTRRLDASFAAVDFFESRSIPFAVGVNCFDGRREADVEQVRQALDLAPTVPVLLCDVRQRQSSRELLLAVLGAARRKMEARLVAAGLRPG, from the coding sequence ATGGTGTCCGTCAGCTCCGAGACCGTCGTACCCACCGCCCTGAAGATCCTCATCGCGGGTGGCTTCGGGGTCGGCAAGACCACCATGGTCGGCGCGGTCAGCGAGGTGACCCCGCTGGCGACCGAGGAGCACATCAGCGCGGCCGGCCGGCGGGTGGACGACCTCAGGGGCGTGGAGAAGAAGGCCTCGACCACCGTCGCCCTGGACTTCGGCCGCATCACCGTCTCCCCCGAACTGGTGCTCTATCTCTTCGGTACACCCGGCCAGGACCGTTTCTGGTTCATGTGGGACGACCTGTGCAGCGGCGCCCTCGGGGCCGTGGTCCTCGCCGACACCCGGCGGCTCGACGCCTCCTTCGCCGCGGTCGACTTCTTCGAGTCGCGCTCCATCCCCTTCGCGGTCGGCGTCAACTGCTTCGACGGCCGCCGCGAGGCCGACGTCGAGCAGGTCCGCCAGGCGCTCGACCTGGCGCCCACCGTGCCGGTCCTTCTCTGCGACGTCCGCCAGCGCCAGTCCAGCAGGGAACTCCTGCTGGCCGTGCTCGGGGCGGCCCGCCGGAAGATGGAGGCCCGGCTGGTGGCGGCGGGCCTGCGGCCGGGCTGA
- a CDS encoding adenosine kinase, protein MRTESEIDVLVLGGAGVDTIVYVPELPLPFADSHLVPAIETRAGQTGDFLSVAAHSLGLRTHHLDLLGDDHEGDLVRALHRDRGIPLTEGHLPGGTRRAVNLVGPDGRRCSLYDGSRSQEVDELPPDTVRALAGVSRHVHVSISRPCAASLPLLSELGVPVSTDLHDWDGVNPYHETFAHAADLVFLSAAGLTDPERTMRRITERGRARTVVATDGARGAYHLVDGELSHVPPVAPPTPVVDSNGAGDAFAAGYLFGRLAGEPPSRCGLYGAIAGAYACTVPSTRTDAIGRADLLARAGGPVR, encoded by the coding sequence TTGCGCACCGAGTCCGAGATCGACGTCCTCGTGCTGGGCGGGGCGGGTGTCGACACCATCGTCTACGTGCCCGAGCTGCCGCTCCCGTTCGCCGACAGCCATCTGGTGCCGGCCATCGAGACCAGGGCGGGGCAGACCGGCGACTTCCTTTCGGTGGCCGCGCACAGCCTGGGCCTGCGGACCCACCACCTCGACCTCCTCGGCGACGACCACGAGGGCGACCTGGTCCGCGCGCTGCACCGGGACCGCGGCATCCCGCTCACCGAAGGACACCTGCCCGGCGGCACCCGGCGCGCGGTGAACCTGGTCGGCCCCGACGGCCGCCGCTGCTCGCTCTACGACGGCAGCCGGAGCCAGGAGGTGGACGAACTGCCGCCGGACACGGTCCGGGCCCTGGCCGGGGTCAGCCGTCACGTCCACGTGTCCATCAGCCGGCCGTGCGCGGCCTCGCTGCCCCTGCTGAGCGAGCTGGGCGTGCCCGTCTCGACCGACCTGCACGACTGGGACGGCGTCAACCCGTACCACGAGACGTTCGCCCACGCCGCCGACCTGGTCTTCCTGTCGGCGGCGGGGCTCACGGACCCGGAGAGGACCATGCGCCGGATCACCGAGCGGGGACGCGCCCGCACCGTCGTCGCCACGGACGGGGCCCGCGGCGCGTACCACCTGGTCGACGGCGAACTGAGCCACGTCCCGCCGGTGGCCCCGCCGACGCCGGTCGTGGACTCCAACGGCGCCGGGGACGCCTTCGCGGCGGGCTACCTCTTCGGCCGGCTCGCCGGCGAACCGCCGAGCCGCTGCGGTCTGTACGGCGCGATCGCGGGCGCCTACGCCTGCACCGTCCCCTCGACCCGCACCGACGCCATCGGCCGTGCGGACCTCCTCGCCCGAGCAGGGGGGCCGGTTCGCTGA
- a CDS encoding LacI family DNA-binding transcriptional regulator — MPRSTTDGNAAEPPAKPTRGRSRRNFAGSRPVMDDVARLAGVSKQTVSRVLNDNPAVRPETRQAVLEAMRTLGYRPSRSARSLASGRTRMLGVISFDAARYGPASTLTAINTAAQEAGYLVSSIALDTADRDTVVEAVDRLSAEGADGIIAIAPQRPVATALARARPDTPLVMLDNGLGDGTPVVSSDFTAGARLATGHLLGLGHPTVRHIAGPTGWTSADRRAESWRETLARAGACVHEPLVGDWSADSGYALGRRLAADPDVTAVFVSNDQMALGLLRALHEAGRRVPRDVSVVGYDDIPEAAHLLPPLTTIRTDYSAIGTTALRLLLRQLDDPEETGDAGDTGATGDTRVRGPVIPVELIVRDSTGAPA, encoded by the coding sequence ATGCCCCGCAGCACCACGGACGGCAACGCGGCCGAACCCCCCGCCAAACCCACCCGAGGCCGCAGCCGCCGCAACTTCGCCGGCTCCCGCCCGGTCATGGACGACGTCGCCCGCCTCGCCGGCGTCTCCAAACAGACCGTCTCCCGCGTCCTCAACGACAACCCGGCCGTCCGCCCGGAGACCAGGCAAGCCGTGCTGGAAGCCATGCGCACACTCGGCTACCGCCCCAGCCGCAGCGCCCGCTCCCTGGCCAGCGGCCGCACCCGCATGCTCGGCGTCATCTCCTTCGACGCCGCCCGCTACGGCCCCGCCTCCACCCTGACCGCGATCAACACGGCGGCCCAGGAAGCGGGTTACCTCGTCAGCTCCATCGCCCTCGACACGGCGGACCGGGACACCGTCGTGGAGGCGGTGGACCGGCTGTCGGCCGAGGGCGCGGACGGCATCATCGCCATCGCCCCCCAGCGCCCGGTCGCCACCGCGCTGGCGCGCGCCCGCCCGGACACCCCGCTGGTGATGCTGGACAACGGCCTCGGCGACGGCACTCCCGTGGTCTCCTCGGACTTCACCGCGGGGGCCCGGCTGGCGACCGGCCATCTGCTGGGCCTCGGCCACCCCACCGTCCGGCACATCGCGGGCCCCACCGGCTGGACCTCCGCCGACCGGCGCGCCGAAAGCTGGCGCGAGACCCTGGCGAGGGCCGGCGCGTGTGTCCACGAGCCCCTCGTCGGGGACTGGAGCGCCGACTCCGGCTACGCGCTGGGCCGGCGGCTGGCGGCCGACCCGGACGTCACCGCCGTCTTCGTCTCCAACGACCAGATGGCACTCGGTCTGCTGCGCGCCCTGCACGAGGCGGGGCGCCGGGTCCCGCGGGACGTGAGCGTGGTCGGCTACGACGACATCCCGGAGGCGGCACATCTGCTGCCGCCGCTGACGACGATCCGTACGGACTACTCGGCGATCGGCACGACCGCGCTGCGCCTGCTGCTGCGCCAGCTGGACGACCCGGAGGAGACGGGCGACGCCGGCGACACCGGTGCCACGGGCGACACTCGGGTGCGGGGCCCGGTCATCCCCGTGGAGCTGATCGTCCGTGACAGCACGGGGGCGCCCGCATAG
- a CDS encoding beta-galactosidase has protein sequence MTPPHRVRLPAPGDPPQRGRLPFADAPDAPDPIEVNSRWLTRGGRPWFPVSGEFHYSRYPAGEWEEELLKMKAGGVTVVAAYVIWIHHEEIEGRVRFDGDRDLRRFAELCARHGLDLIPRIGPWVHAEVRGGGLPDWVLDRTDAPRTDDPAYLAPVRTWFAAIAGQLRGLDRAHGGPVVALQIENELYDRPDHLLTLKRTAQQAGLSAPLWTSTAWGGVRLPPDELLPLYGGYPDAFWTEADGGWPDTCRKHFFFTHQRDDEGIGADLRPTTARGGDRAEPTDRFPWATCELGGGMAVAYHRRPRVDAADVGALALTKIGCGSVWQGYYMFHGGTNPPGERTTLQESHATGYPNDLPLLTYDFQAPLGEYGQYRPSYDELRLQHLLLADFGHLIAPMASALPERRPASQDDRATLRWAVRGDGRSGFLFVNNHQPHEPLPDRPGTTFTVEFPDGPEGPEAGALTLPSEPVTIPRGAYFCWPLRLDLAGLRLDWATAQPVCTVDDGRGRTVLVLAATDGITPELALDLRTVTTVRVPSGEVTTVGDRVLVTGLRPGTDALVEVDTTDGGRVGLLVLDAATARTAYRGRAWGAERLVLGEAGGGVVFDAHADEVRVHSTAPQPSFAVLPAPERAPVATGAVVKETADGVFVRYTLVADDEGRRGSGGADGALPVTLIRPPGEAPPVTTGALGRASVPADEHFDTVAAEYGIATPDDAPPGALLRVHWTGDVARAHVGGRLVADQFYSGRVWDIGFDRLPADGARSEGLRLRVLPLPAGAPVHVPGRAGASAIPAEITRAEYVTPRTWPLRPG, from the coding sequence ATGACGCCGCCGCACCGGGTGCGCCTCCCGGCGCCCGGCGACCCCCCGCAGCGCGGCCGGCTCCCCTTCGCCGACGCCCCGGACGCGCCCGACCCCATCGAGGTCAACAGCCGTTGGCTGACCCGGGGCGGCCGTCCGTGGTTCCCCGTCTCCGGAGAGTTCCACTACAGCCGTTACCCGGCCGGGGAGTGGGAGGAGGAGCTGCTGAAGATGAAGGCGGGCGGGGTCACGGTCGTCGCCGCCTACGTCATCTGGATCCACCACGAGGAGATCGAGGGCCGCGTCCGCTTCGACGGCGACCGCGACCTGCGGCGCTTCGCGGAACTCTGCGCGCGCCACGGCCTGGACCTGATCCCCCGCATCGGCCCCTGGGTGCACGCCGAGGTCCGAGGCGGGGGCCTGCCGGACTGGGTCCTCGACCGCACCGACGCCCCCCGCACGGACGACCCGGCCTACCTCGCCCCCGTACGCACCTGGTTCGCGGCGATCGCCGGGCAGCTGCGGGGCCTGGACCGGGCCCACGGCGGTCCGGTCGTCGCGCTCCAGATCGAGAACGAGCTGTACGACCGGCCGGACCATCTGCTGACGCTGAAGCGGACGGCCCAGCAGGCCGGCCTGTCGGCCCCCCTGTGGACGTCGACGGCCTGGGGCGGGGTGCGGCTGCCCCCGGACGAACTCCTGCCCCTGTACGGCGGCTACCCCGACGCCTTCTGGACCGAGGCGGACGGCGGCTGGCCCGACACCTGCCGCAAGCACTTCTTCTTCACCCACCAGCGCGACGACGAGGGCATCGGCGCCGACCTCCGCCCGACGACGGCACGCGGCGGTGACCGGGCGGAGCCGACGGACCGATTCCCCTGGGCCACCTGCGAACTGGGCGGCGGCATGGCGGTGGCCTACCACCGCCGGCCGCGCGTCGACGCCGCCGACGTCGGCGCCCTCGCCCTCACCAAGATCGGCTGCGGCTCGGTCTGGCAGGGCTACTACATGTTCCACGGCGGCACCAACCCGCCGGGGGAGCGCACCACCCTCCAGGAGTCCCACGCCACCGGCTACCCCAACGACCTCCCCCTGCTCACCTACGACTTCCAGGCCCCCCTCGGCGAGTACGGCCAGTACCGCCCCTCCTACGACGAACTCCGCCTCCAGCACCTGCTGCTGGCCGACTTCGGTCATCTGATCGCCCCGATGGCCTCCGCCCTGCCCGAGCGGCGGCCGGCGAGCCAGGACGACCGGGCGACCCTGCGGTGGGCGGTCCGGGGGGACGGCCGGTCCGGCTTCCTCTTCGTCAACAACCACCAGCCGCACGAGCCGTTGCCGGACCGTCCGGGCACGACGTTCACGGTGGAGTTCCCGGACGGACCCGAGGGGCCGGAGGCCGGGGCGCTGACCCTGCCGAGCGAACCGGTCACGATCCCCCGAGGGGCCTACTTCTGCTGGCCGTTGCGGCTCGACCTCGCCGGGCTGCGGCTGGACTGGGCCACCGCCCAGCCCGTCTGCACGGTCGACGACGGCCGTGGCCGTACGGTCCTCGTCCTGGCCGCGACGGACGGAATCACCCCCGAACTCGCCCTGGACCTGCGTACGGTGACCACGGTCCGCGTGCCGTCGGGCGAGGTCACGACGGTGGGCGACCGCGTCCTGGTGACCGGGCTGCGCCCGGGCACCGACGCCCTGGTCGAGGTCGACACCACCGACGGCGGCCGGGTGGGCCTCCTGGTCCTGGACGCCGCCACGGCCCGCACCGCGTACCGGGGCCGTGCCTGGGGTGCCGAGCGGCTCGTCCTCGGTGAGGCCGGCGGCGGGGTGGTCTTCGACGCCCACGCGGACGAGGTGCGGGTCCACAGCACGGCCCCGCAACCGTCCTTCGCCGTACTGCCCGCCCCCGAGCGCGCTCCGGTGGCGACCGGGGCGGTGGTGAAGGAGACGGCCGACGGGGTCTTCGTCCGCTACACGCTGGTGGCGGACGACGAGGGCCGGCGCGGCTCCGGCGGCGCGGACGGCGCACTCCCGGTCACACTGATCCGGCCCCCGGGCGAGGCACCCCCCGTCACGACGGGCGCGCTGGGGCGGGCGAGCGTGCCGGCCGACGAGCACTTCGACACGGTGGCCGCCGAGTACGGCATCGCGACTCCGGACGACGCGCCGCCCGGCGCCCTCCTGCGCGTCCACTGGACCGGCGACGTCGCCCGCGCCCACGTGGGCGGCCGCCTGGTCGCCGACCAGTTCTACTCCGGCCGCGTCTGGGACATCGGCTTCGACCGGCTGCCCGCGGACGGGGCGCGGTCGGAGGGACTGCGACTGCGGGTGCTGCCGTTGCCCGCGGGGGCGCCGGTACACGTACCGGGCCGGGCGGGCGCCTCCGCCATCCCGGCGGAGATCACCCGAGCCGAGTACGTCACCCCCCGAACCTGGCCGCTTCGCCCCGGCTGA